A genomic region of Micromonospora sp. NBC_01796 contains the following coding sequences:
- a CDS encoding type II toxin-antitoxin system PemK/MazF family toxin has translation MPTWLLWLIGIGLVAGVTGWAVRRFRRGPGRPSRPGRAPRRPRGRPTAPPRPRSGPATKPAEPRVRPQPGEIWWADVPFEDGTGSKVRPCLVLRGGRRGADVLKITSQDKSERDDHVKIPTRSWDRTAARDSWLDLSDPITVSLTSFENRAGSCDADLWHRVTQLHRVRRTR, from the coding sequence ATGCCCACCTGGCTGCTCTGGCTGATCGGGATCGGCCTGGTCGCGGGCGTGACCGGCTGGGCCGTACGCCGGTTCCGTCGGGGTCCGGGCCGCCCGTCCCGTCCGGGCCGCGCGCCACGGCGGCCCCGGGGTCGTCCCACCGCACCGCCGCGCCCGAGGTCCGGCCCCGCAACCAAGCCGGCCGAGCCGAGGGTACGCCCGCAGCCCGGCGAGATCTGGTGGGCCGACGTCCCGTTCGAGGACGGAACCGGTTCGAAGGTACGCCCGTGCCTGGTGTTGCGCGGCGGTCGTCGGGGCGCGGACGTCCTGAAGATCACCAGCCAGGACAAGAGCGAGCGCGACGACCACGTGAAGATCCCCACCCGGAGCTGGGACCGGACCGCCGCCCGGGACAGTTGGCTCGACCTGTCCGACCCGATCACGGTCTCACTGACCTCGTTCGAGAACCGGGCCGGCAGTTGCGACGCCGACCTGTGGCACCGGGTCACCCAACTCCACCGCGTACGCCGCACC